The following proteins are encoded in a genomic region of Trypanosoma brucei gambiense DAL972 chromosome 8, complete sequence:
- a CDS encoding apurinic/apyrimidinic endonuclease, putative yields MPPKKLSKLPLNTRMKRSRSRSPSATLPSKETKETDRSKAQSPVRSVSLPVGSGSASPVRGDDLKKTEKSIWSQVEPFKRKTEAKDFKPREMLKFITWNVAGLRGLLKKDSEAIKKLLEEEHPDALCLQETKLNVGDKGNEALGVVQGYDFVDHPCHAKKGYSGTRTYIKKEVAEKWNAVFVKGFGGPNGVDDDKQENGDDEGRVLTTYFGGDQGCENTFRLALVNTYVPNSGMDLARLPYRHKTFDVKMRNYLCKLDAAAMKANGTCNNVKDAQPPTGVIWAGDLNVAERDYDRYFAGTFAAMQKCSGFTPEERTSFRETLRAVNAVDTFRELYPRAAPVYTFWSARINGRARGLGWRLDYFVVSAALAGRVVDCFTMPMIMGSDHCPVQMWLRK; encoded by the coding sequence ATGCCACCGAAAAAACTATCCAAGCTACCACTCAATACGAGGATGAAGCGGTCCCGCAGTCGTTCACCATCTGCTACACTTCCTTCAAAGGAAACGAAGGAGACGGACCGAAGCAAAGCCCAGTCACCTGTCCGCTCCGTGTCACTTCCAGTTGGATCGGGTTCGGCTTCGCCAGTGCGGGGGGACGATCTGAAAAAGACAGAGAAGAGCATTTGGAGTCAAGTGGAACCTTTTAAGCGTAAGACAGAGGCGAAGGACTTTAAGCCTCGGGAGATGCTGAAGTTTATCACCTGGAATGTTGCCGGATTGCGTGGACTCTTGAAGAAAGATAGTGAGGCGATTAAGAAGTTGTTGGAGGAGGAACACCCAGATGCACTCTGCTTGCAAGAAACGAAACTGAATGTGGGGGACAAGGGTAATGAAGCTCTTGGCGTGGTGCAGGGGTATGACTTTGTGGACCACCCTTGTCATGCAAAGAAAGGATACTCTGGTACACGTACTTACATTAAGAAGGAAGTGGCGGAAAAGTGGAACGCGGTATTTGTTAAGGGGTTTGGTGGCCCCAATGGGGTTGACGATGACAAACAAGAGAATGGGGATGATGAGGGCCGTGTCCTTACAACATATTTTGGCGGCGATCAGGGGTGCGAAAACACCTTTAGGTTGGCCCTTGTCAACACATACGTACCCAATAGTGGTATGGACCTCGCTCGCCTTCCGTACCGTCACAAAACGTTTGATGTTAAGATGCGGAACTATTTGTGCAAACTGGACGCAGCCGCTATGAAAGCTAACGGCACCTGCAACAATGTCAAGGATGCTCAGCCACCTACGGGTGTCATATGGGCTGGAGACCTTAATGTAGCGGAGCGCGATTATGACCGATATTTCGCAGGAACTTTCGCCGCCATGCAGAAGTGCAGTGGTTTTACTCCAGAAGAGCGCACTTCGTTCCGTGAAACGTTAAGAGCCGTCAACGCGGTGGACACATTCCGGGAGTTGTATCCGCGTGCGGCACCCGTTTACACCTTCTGGTCTGCGCGAATCAACGGCCGGGCCCGTGGTCTGGGCTGGCGATTGGACTATTTTGTTGTATCTGCTGCACTTGCGGGCCGTGTTGTGGATTGTTTCACTATGCCCATGATAATGGGCAGTGATCACTGCCCTGTGCAGATGTGGCTCCGTAAGTAA
- a CDS encoding Mov34/MPN/PAD-1 metallopeptidase, putative, whose product MIDDVVTDDDFLRPDAVLMENLHKAQPWKSAPRYFRSVRVSVLAVLQMLSHSDRGRPNVVLSDGQAILSSPQTTTDTQRRENWFEVMGLLLGHFQENELIVTSTFALPVDASEVECSMNEASQMYMLEYLQYHQRTGFGVKCGWNAEEEKEVDEEIEEAECCVGWYHSHPGYTCFLSGTDVATQRVGQAAQDPWLAIVVDPVRTISTGRVDMRAFRTFPEGAVGDGTESTSADSTGIGAAPRQCGFHDPLVREYGAHGHCYYELPITLVRSTNDEKLLEHMLSRDWAAPLRGSPSLGKRHDAVQQIQQITALLEGVSPSQERKDGTGSRTRELHRQQNNREGGRRGATAVTDASVTDVEQLCRLAETLALEAKLGDVVQGTKRTLFAPQYGVDPL is encoded by the coding sequence ATGATAGATGATGTGGTAACCGATGATGATTTCTTACGTCCTGATGCTGTGCTAATGGAGAATTTGCACAAGGCACAACCATGGAAGTCGGCACCGCGGTACTTCCGCAGTGTGCGAGTGTCAGTGCTTGCCGTGTTGCAAATGCTGAGCCACTCCGATCGAGGGAGGCCAAATGTGGTCCTCTCCGATGGCCAGGCAATTCTCTCGTCACCACAAACTACGACGGATACCCAGCGGCGTGAGAATTGGTTTGAGGTGATGGGACTACTCCTTGGCCATTTCCAGGAAAATGAGTTAATCGTGACCTCCACCTTCGCCCTTCCTGTCGATGCGTCAGAGGTGGAGTGCTCAATGAACGAGGCCTCGCAGATGTATATGTTGGAATATCTTCAGTACCACCAGCGTACGGGTTTCGGTGTAAAGTGTGGGTGGAAcgcggaggaggaaaaggaagtagaCGAGGAAATTGAAGAAGCGGAGTGTTGTGTTGGGTGGTACCACAGTCACCCCGGTTATACGTGTTTCCTTTCCGGCACCGATGTCGCGACGCAGAGGGTAGGGCAAGCAGCACAGGACCCTTGGTTGGCCATTGTTGTCGACCCCGTGCGAACGATTTCTACAGGAAGGGTGGACATGCGTGCATTCCGCACTTTTCCGGAGGGAGCTGTCGGGGACGGCACGGAGTCAACCTCAGCGGATTCAACCGGCATTGGGGCCGCACCCAGACAATGTGGATTCCACGATCCGCTTGTAAGGGAATATGGAGCACATGGACACTGTTATTACGAACTTCCCATCACACTTGTGCGCAGCACGAACGACGAAAAACTTTTGGAGCATATGTTGTCGCGCGACTGGGCAGCGCCCCTACGTGGAAGTCCCTCCTTAGGAAAGCGACACGATGCAGTTCAGCAAATTCAGCAAATAACCGCCTTGCTGGAGGGCGTTTCTCCGAgtcaagaaaggaaggatggCACCGGAAGCAGGACACGTGAGTTGCATCGGCAGCAGAATAACCGGGAAGGTGGCCGCCGTGGTGCCACTGCAGTGACTGATGCCTCAGTTACGGATGTGGAGCAGTTGTGTCGACTGGCAGAAACATTGGCATTGGAGGCAAAATTAGGGGACGTTGTGCAAGGGACGAAAAGGACGCTTTTTGCGCCCCAATACGGTGTCGATCCACTTTGA